A part of Myxococcus landrumus genomic DNA contains:
- a CDS encoding PilZ domain-containing protein encodes MNKSVRLKVAYKSPQSLVGEYTRSVGQGGVTLRTRRSLPLGTRFTFELYLGGVPRPVEVLGEVVAVEPPREEPGYLLTVRYGAGEDRSPLDAVLQRIFSAQETEGLRRFPRLPLTLRAAEATPLSPAFLVRDISRGGVGLEVMAPALPRHVRVGTPFLLEMDLMGGELVLHGEVVWTSSIPRKDAATVTPGFGATFGRLRAPMQQRLDALLALESLPPAPWKARVSFGMDAVTRMP; translated from the coding sequence GTGAACAAGAGCGTGCGACTGAAGGTGGCCTACAAGAGCCCGCAGTCCCTGGTGGGGGAGTACACGCGCAGCGTGGGTCAAGGAGGCGTCACCCTGCGGACGCGCCGAAGCCTGCCGCTGGGCACTCGATTCACCTTCGAGCTGTATCTCGGAGGTGTCCCCCGGCCGGTGGAGGTCCTGGGCGAGGTGGTGGCGGTGGAGCCGCCTCGCGAGGAGCCGGGCTACCTGCTCACGGTGCGCTACGGCGCCGGTGAGGACCGCTCCCCCCTGGACGCGGTGCTCCAGCGCATCTTCTCCGCGCAAGAAACAGAAGGACTGCGGCGCTTTCCCCGGCTGCCGCTGACCCTGCGCGCGGCCGAGGCCACGCCGCTGTCGCCGGCCTTCCTCGTCCGGGACATCTCCCGAGGGGGCGTGGGCCTGGAGGTCATGGCGCCCGCCCTGCCCCGCCATGTGCGAGTGGGCACGCCCTTCCTCCTGGAGATGGACTTGATGGGGGGCGAGCTCGTCCTGCACGGCGAGGTGGTGTGGACCTCGTCGATTCCTCGCAAGGACGCCGCCACGGTGACGCCGGGCTTCGGCGCGACATTCGGAAGGCTGCGCGCGCCCATGCAGCAGAGGCTGGACGCGCTGCTCGCCCTGGAGTCGTTGCCCCCCGCGCCCTGGAAGGCGCGGGTGAGCTTCGGCATGGACGCGGTGACGCGGATGCCGTGA
- the rsmH gene encoding 16S rRNA (cytosine(1402)-N(4))-methyltransferase RsmH, giving the protein MGASDFQHHTVLLREAVELLRPGAGKVIIDGTLGGGGHTEALLAQGASVVGVDRDPVALAAATSRLGPNPRFQGREGNFADLPRVASDLMPVDGVLVDLGVSSPQLDVAERGFSFSKDGPLDMRMGADGLTAAELIASTDEQELVRILKEYGEEPFARPIARELKRALPTRTLEAAEVVKRAVPRKAWPTRIHVATRTFQALRMAVNQELEALDSLLSALPSLLKVGGRAAVISFHSLEDRRVKEAFRTLEGRCTCPPGLPICACGYVGNFTVVTKKAVSASEEEVEVNPRSRSAHLRVVEKVR; this is encoded by the coding sequence GTGGGGGCCTCGGACTTCCAGCACCACACCGTCTTGCTGCGTGAAGCGGTCGAGTTGCTTCGGCCAGGAGCGGGGAAGGTGATCATCGACGGCACACTGGGTGGTGGTGGCCACACGGAGGCGCTCCTGGCTCAGGGCGCGTCCGTGGTGGGCGTCGACCGCGACCCGGTGGCGCTCGCGGCGGCCACCTCACGCCTGGGGCCCAACCCCCGCTTCCAGGGGCGCGAGGGCAACTTCGCGGACCTGCCGCGCGTGGCCTCGGACCTGATGCCCGTGGATGGCGTGCTGGTGGACCTGGGCGTGTCCTCGCCCCAGCTCGATGTCGCCGAGCGCGGCTTCTCCTTCTCCAAGGATGGCCCGCTGGACATGCGGATGGGGGCGGACGGCCTCACGGCCGCGGAGCTCATCGCCTCCACCGACGAGCAGGAGCTCGTGCGCATCCTGAAGGAATACGGTGAAGAGCCGTTCGCGCGGCCCATCGCCCGCGAGCTCAAGCGCGCGCTGCCCACGCGCACGCTGGAGGCGGCGGAGGTCGTCAAGCGCGCGGTGCCTCGCAAGGCGTGGCCCACGCGCATCCATGTCGCCACCCGGACGTTCCAGGCGCTGCGCATGGCGGTCAACCAGGAGCTGGAGGCGCTGGACTCGCTGTTGTCCGCGCTGCCCTCGCTGCTGAAGGTGGGGGGCCGCGCGGCGGTCATCTCCTTCCACTCGCTGGAGGACCGCCGGGTGAAGGAGGCGTTCCGGACGCTGGAGGGCCGCTGCACCTGCCCGCCGGGCCTGCCCATCTGCGCCTGTGGCTACGTGGGGAACTTCACCGTCGTGACGAAGAAGGCCGTGTCCGCCTCGGAGGAAGAGGTGGAGGTCAATCCCCGCTCTCGGAGCGCGCACCTGCGCGTGGTGGAGAAAGTGCGATGA
- the mraZ gene encoding division/cell wall cluster transcriptional repressor MraZ: protein MFRGVYEHQIDAKGRTSLPAKLRETLVGAYDERLIITTALDRCLHAYPVREWEALEASLARRNPMEPGVKTLMRLYVASAQECPLDRLGRLLIPPSLRSYAGLEKDVVWAGMVKVIELWSREGWAKAQEEARQEATSADVMKVLSELRHA from the coding sequence GTGTTCCGAGGCGTCTATGAGCACCAGATCGACGCGAAGGGGCGGACGAGCCTCCCGGCGAAGCTCCGGGAAACCCTGGTCGGGGCGTATGACGAGCGGCTCATCATCACGACAGCCCTGGACCGGTGCCTCCACGCCTACCCGGTGCGGGAGTGGGAGGCGCTCGAGGCGTCTCTCGCGCGGCGCAACCCCATGGAGCCCGGGGTGAAGACGCTGATGCGCCTGTACGTGGCGAGCGCGCAGGAGTGCCCGTTGGACAGGCTGGGCCGCCTGCTCATCCCCCCTTCGCTTCGAAGCTATGCGGGGTTGGAGAAGGACGTGGTGTGGGCGGGGATGGTGAAGGTCATCGAGCTGTGGAGCCGCGAGGGCTGGGCGAAGGCCCAGGAAGAGGCCCGCCAGGAGGCGACCTCCGCGGACGTGATGAAGGTGCTCTCCGAGCTGCGGCACGCGTAG
- a CDS encoding STAS domain-containing protein, translating into MNQVLEVRRRATSAVVGAERVETLMLEGELDEQDLVKLCDELTQRMHRGMRQVVLDLSEVGHLNYRGVKPLMSRAEALRRAGGDLKLSGLSPYLAAIFRAAGAHDAFEIYPHMNDARAAFALARAPFV; encoded by the coding sequence ATGAATCAGGTTCTGGAGGTACGGCGGAGGGCGACCAGCGCGGTGGTGGGCGCGGAGCGTGTGGAGACGCTCATGCTGGAGGGCGAGCTGGACGAGCAGGACCTGGTGAAGCTGTGCGACGAACTCACCCAGCGGATGCACCGCGGGATGCGTCAGGTGGTGCTGGACCTGTCCGAGGTGGGGCACCTCAACTACCGGGGCGTCAAGCCGCTGATGTCCCGGGCGGAGGCGCTGCGCCGCGCGGGGGGCGACCTCAAGCTGTCCGGACTGTCGCCGTACCTGGCCGCCATCTTCCGGGCCGCCGGCGCGCACGACGCGTTCGAAATCTACCCGCACATGAACGATGCACGCGCCGCCTTCGCGCTCGCGCGGGCTCCTTTCGTCTGA
- a CDS encoding acyl-CoA dehydrogenase family protein encodes MSTANTPAASKDVPPGGAFLFQEVGASPIVTPETFSEEQRMFFRTALQFSHEQMLPQADKIEHKDNVLLRELLRQAGELGLLSVDIPEAYGGTGLDKTTSLLLAEAMGLNGSWSVTFGAHVGIGTLPIVWFGNAAQKAKYLPKLATSEWVAAYALTEQGSGSDALGAKTKAVLSPDGKHWILNGSKLFITNAAFADVFVVFAKVDGDKFTGFIVEKDTPGFTVGPEEHKMGIRGSSTCPLYFEDARVPVENLLGDVGKGHKIAFNILNYGRLKLGAGVLGGMKLQLAQALRFAQERKQFGTPIAHFPLSREKLARMTALIHALESMTYRTSGLVDARLAARDKSAPDYESHLLAAVEEYAIESSIMKVYGSEALWQLVDDAVQLHGGAGYIEEYPVERAYRDARINRIFEGTNEINRMLITGMLLKRAVKGDLPLFAMAGNVAEEMARGEKPQARTNDALAPQEVAAEAAKRLALHGLSLAAQTFGPELEKHQDVLAALTDVVMDAFALDSMVARARQAATDGKLDPVRVALIRTIAFDSTSRIQDRMRRALCSTLKGDALAKELGRLGTLDTFTPYDPAEVRETVMAAVESAGGYPFAA; translated from the coding sequence ATGTCCACGGCCAATACGCCGGCTGCGTCGAAGGATGTTCCCCCAGGCGGTGCCTTCCTCTTCCAGGAGGTCGGTGCGTCCCCCATCGTCACGCCCGAGACCTTCTCGGAAGAGCAGCGCATGTTCTTCCGGACGGCGCTTCAGTTCAGTCACGAGCAGATGCTCCCGCAGGCCGACAAAATCGAGCACAAGGACAACGTCCTGCTGCGTGAGCTGCTGCGTCAGGCGGGGGAGCTGGGCCTGCTGAGCGTGGATATCCCCGAGGCCTACGGCGGCACGGGCCTGGACAAGACGACATCGCTGCTGCTCGCGGAGGCGATGGGCCTCAACGGCTCCTGGTCCGTCACCTTCGGCGCGCACGTGGGCATCGGCACGTTGCCCATTGTGTGGTTCGGCAACGCGGCCCAGAAGGCGAAGTACCTGCCCAAGCTGGCCACCAGCGAGTGGGTGGCCGCGTACGCGCTCACTGAGCAGGGCAGCGGCAGCGACGCGCTGGGCGCGAAGACGAAGGCGGTGCTGTCTCCGGATGGCAAGCACTGGATTCTCAACGGCTCCAAGCTCTTCATCACCAACGCGGCCTTCGCGGACGTGTTCGTCGTCTTCGCCAAGGTGGACGGCGACAAGTTCACCGGCTTCATCGTGGAGAAGGACACCCCGGGCTTCACCGTGGGACCCGAGGAGCACAAGATGGGCATCCGTGGCTCGTCCACGTGCCCGCTCTACTTCGAGGACGCGCGAGTCCCCGTGGAGAACCTGCTGGGCGACGTGGGCAAGGGCCACAAGATTGCCTTCAACATCCTCAACTACGGCCGCTTGAAGCTGGGGGCGGGAGTGCTCGGGGGCATGAAGCTCCAGCTCGCCCAAGCGCTGCGCTTCGCCCAGGAGCGCAAGCAGTTCGGCACGCCCATCGCCCACTTCCCGCTCTCGCGCGAGAAGCTGGCGCGCATGACGGCGCTCATCCACGCGCTGGAGAGCATGACGTACCGCACGTCGGGCCTGGTCGACGCGCGCCTCGCCGCCCGCGACAAGTCCGCGCCCGACTACGAGTCCCACCTGCTGGCCGCGGTGGAGGAGTACGCCATCGAGTCCTCCATCATGAAGGTCTATGGCTCGGAGGCCCTGTGGCAGCTCGTGGACGACGCGGTGCAGTTGCACGGCGGCGCGGGCTACATCGAGGAGTATCCCGTCGAGCGCGCCTACCGCGACGCGCGCATCAACCGCATCTTCGAGGGCACCAACGAAATCAACCGCATGCTCATCACCGGCATGCTCCTCAAGCGCGCGGTGAAGGGTGACCTGCCGCTGTTCGCCATGGCGGGCAACGTGGCGGAGGAGATGGCGCGCGGCGAGAAGCCCCAGGCGCGGACGAACGACGCGCTGGCGCCGCAGGAGGTGGCCGCCGAGGCCGCCAAGCGTCTGGCGCTCCACGGCCTGAGCCTGGCCGCGCAGACGTTCGGCCCGGAGCTGGAGAAGCACCAGGACGTGCTCGCGGCCCTCACCGACGTGGTGATGGATGCCTTCGCGCTCGACTCCATGGTGGCGCGCGCGCGGCAGGCGGCCACGGATGGGAAGTTGGACCCGGTGCGCGTGGCGCTGATTCGCACCATCGCCTTCGACAGCACCTCCCGTATCCAGGACCGCATGCGTCGCGCCTTGTGCTCCACCCTCAAGGGGGACGCGCTGGCGAAGGAGCTGGGGCGGTTGGGCACGCTCGACACCTTCACGCCGTATGACCCGGCGGAGGTCCGGGAGACGGTGATGGCCGCCGTCGAGTCCGCGGGCGGCTACCCCTTCGCGGCGTAG
- the ftsL gene encoding cell division protein FtsL translates to MSKASSQRGSVSVAGVLMHLLPAVLLFALFAAVGILHVTSRVMVVDMGYRLSRAEAESRSLTRENDRLKLELATLKAPGRLERVAREQLGMAMPAGSAVVSLSADKPARGSASAAAPAPSQDKPGVRVAGRGGAGR, encoded by the coding sequence ATGAGCAAGGCGTCGTCCCAGCGTGGCTCCGTGTCGGTGGCCGGCGTGCTGATGCACCTGTTGCCCGCCGTCCTCCTGTTCGCCCTCTTCGCCGCGGTGGGCATCCTTCACGTCACCAGCCGGGTGATGGTGGTGGACATGGGCTACCGCCTGTCTCGCGCGGAGGCGGAGAGCCGCTCGCTCACGCGGGAGAATGATCGCCTCAAGCTGGAGCTGGCCACGCTCAAGGCCCCGGGCCGTCTGGAGCGCGTGGCCCGTGAGCAGCTGGGCATGGCCATGCCCGCGGGCAGCGCGGTGGTGTCGCTGAGCGCGGACAAGCCCGCGCGCGGCAGTGCCTCCGCGGCGGCCCCGGCCCCGTCCCAGGACAAGCCCGGCGT